From a single Gimesia fumaroli genomic region:
- the hemA gene encoding glutamyl-tRNA reductase → MNLQVVYCNHQTAGLDIREKLAFSSKEQLDNAYSVLKRSYPETEMVVISTCNRVELYTATQESETGPSHQDLAKFFSEFHQVPVSDFFEDFLERTGPDAVRHLFQVASSLDSMVLGEPQIVNQVKEAYQRATENELCGPLTHALFQQAIRVSARVRTETQLAEGRVSIASVAVGTFGKGIFERFDDKTVLIIGAGEMAEETLTYLKDEGVKQINVVNRSLENAEKLAMKVGGQARPYQDLEDCLADADVIVSTTGASQPIVDVACFQRVLKKAGNKTFFILDLGAPRDFDPAVGKISDNIFLYDIDDLEATCEKNRKARQKEVEKALAIIDEETERFMHGVYHRATGPIIKQLREQWHDVREQEVDKLFGKLSHLDEKDQELIKRSIEQIVNKLLHPPLEVLRQEAREGTPHGLLDALKQLFHIRD, encoded by the coding sequence GTGAATCTGCAGGTCGTTTACTGTAATCATCAGACAGCAGGTTTGGACATTCGCGAGAAGCTGGCTTTCTCGTCGAAAGAACAGTTGGATAACGCCTATTCTGTGCTGAAGCGATCGTATCCCGAAACAGAGATGGTGGTGATTTCAACCTGTAATCGGGTGGAATTGTATACGGCGACGCAGGAATCAGAGACGGGTCCGTCGCATCAGGATCTGGCGAAATTCTTTTCCGAGTTCCATCAGGTCCCCGTCAGCGATTTTTTTGAAGACTTTCTGGAGCGCACGGGGCCAGATGCAGTTCGACATCTGTTTCAGGTTGCCTCCAGTCTTGACAGTATGGTGTTAGGCGAACCGCAGATTGTGAATCAGGTGAAGGAAGCCTATCAACGTGCAACCGAGAACGAACTGTGCGGCCCCTTAACCCACGCACTGTTTCAACAGGCGATTCGGGTTTCGGCGCGGGTGCGAACGGAAACGCAACTTGCAGAAGGGCGAGTTTCGATTGCCAGTGTGGCAGTGGGCACGTTCGGCAAAGGGATTTTCGAACGCTTTGATGACAAAACCGTGTTGATCATCGGTGCCGGCGAAATGGCGGAAGAGACGCTGACCTACCTGAAAGATGAGGGAGTGAAGCAGATTAACGTCGTGAATCGCAGCCTGGAAAATGCAGAGAAGCTGGCGATGAAAGTTGGTGGTCAAGCCAGGCCTTATCAGGATCTGGAAGACTGTCTTGCAGACGCCGATGTGATTGTCAGTACGACGGGGGCTTCTCAACCGATCGTCGATGTGGCCTGCTTCCAACGCGTTTTAAAAAAGGCGGGGAATAAAACATTTTTCATTCTCGATTTAGGGGCACCTCGCGATTTTGACCCTGCTGTCGGCAAGATCAGTGATAACATCTTTCTCTACGATATCGACGATCTCGAAGCGACCTGCGAGAAAAATCGCAAGGCACGTCAAAAAGAAGTAGAAAAAGCTCTTGCGATTATCGATGAAGAAACCGAGCGGTTCATGCACGGGGTCTATCATCGGGCAACCGGTCCGATCATCAAGCAACTGCGGGAACAATGGCACGATGTGCGAGAGCAGGAAGTTGATAAACTGTTCGGCAAACTTTCCCACCTGGATGAAAAAGATCAGGAATTGATCAAACGTTCTATCGAACAAATTGTGAATAAACTGCTGCATCCCCCTCTGGAAGTATTGAGGCAAGAGGCGCGGGAAGGAACGCCACACGGACTCCTGGATGCGCTCAAGCAGTTATTTCATATTCGAGATTAA
- a CDS encoding cytochrome C assembly family protein, whose protein sequence is MLSNVTVFCFMASYLVALGLELARFLRKKSGYLRPLIFLFSLAGLVAQTAYLFNRARETQLPPLLSSTHDWLVVFAWLLVAIFLFINLIDEELSIGLFLFPLVLSLVVSSYFVDDVTNTLVQPAIRSWALLHASLLVLGGVGIALCFVISAMYLIQHRRLKQKQNFSEGFNLPSLAKLARLNRWALMISTPLLTIGMGIGIGLGVYVRKGAQAISFLDPVIIVYEIVWAAMMISVIFILRKKQPNQKHIAQLTIWTGGLLLLTVIGIQILTNVRILNFDSWHSYYSSPSGDVPGSTAERIVS, encoded by the coding sequence ATGTTATCGAATGTCACTGTTTTCTGTTTTATGGCCAGTTATCTGGTGGCTCTGGGATTAGAGCTGGCCCGATTTCTGCGGAAAAAAAGCGGATACCTGCGGCCTCTGATCTTTCTGTTTTCACTGGCGGGCCTGGTAGCACAGACGGCTTACCTTTTTAATCGTGCCCGGGAAACTCAGCTTCCTCCTCTATTGAGTTCTACCCATGACTGGCTGGTCGTCTTTGCCTGGCTGCTGGTGGCGATTTTTCTGTTTATCAATTTGATTGATGAAGAACTTTCGATCGGTCTGTTTCTGTTTCCCCTGGTCTTGTCGTTGGTCGTTTCGTCTTACTTTGTGGATGATGTGACCAATACCCTGGTGCAGCCGGCGATTCGTTCGTGGGCGCTGTTGCATGCCTCGCTACTGGTACTGGGAGGAGTGGGGATCGCACTCTGTTTTGTGATCAGCGCGATGTATCTGATTCAGCATCGACGACTGAAGCAGAAGCAGAATTTTTCCGAAGGATTCAATCTCCCCAGTCTGGCAAAATTAGCGCGTCTGAATCGCTGGGCGCTGATGATTTCGACCCCCTTGCTGACAATCGGGATGGGGATCGGGATTGGTCTGGGAGTCTATGTTCGCAAAGGCGCGCAAGCCATTTCGTTTCTTGATCCGGTGATTATCGTGTACGAAATTGTGTGGGCCGCCATGATGATCAGTGTCATCTTTATTCTTCGCAAGAAACAACCCAATCAGAAACATATCGCTCAATTAACCATCTGGACGGGGGGACTGTTGCTGTTAACGGTGATCGGCATTCAAATTTTGACGAATGTGCGCATCCTGAATTTTGATTCCTGGCACTCTTATTATTCTTCGCCGAGCGGAGATGTTCCGGGATCGACTGCAGAAAGGATCGTTTCGTGA
- a CDS encoding sigma-54 interaction domain-containing protein, with product MEDDRPILEDMVGYSPAMRNIYRLTRRAASTSSTVLLTGETGTGKELIARGIHELSPRASGPFIRVNCGALSESLLESELFGHIKGAFTSAVENRTGRFEAAHGGTIFLDEINSVSFTLQVKLLRVLQEHEFERVGDTRSIQVDCRIVAATNRNLLDEIEAGRFREDLYYRLNVIPIDLPPLRDRAEDIPDLIHFFAKQFSAEEQIPLPHFSEEVLSTFKNYAWPGNVRELQNYVERLIVLSGEDGPSLDLLPGHVTGKSVPRSLPSREQDPEALCRELVALELHRVGDDSTNVHTQIVSQVEKELILQVLRSCQGVQTKTATRLGINRNTLHKKISEYELESEAR from the coding sequence ATGGAAGACGATCGCCCTATCTTAGAAGACATGGTTGGCTATAGCCCGGCCATGCGAAATATCTATCGCCTGACTCGTCGTGCCGCCAGTACATCTTCAACCGTATTGCTGACAGGCGAAACTGGTACCGGGAAGGAATTGATAGCCAGAGGTATCCATGAATTGAGCCCCCGCGCCTCAGGTCCGTTTATTCGTGTGAACTGTGGGGCGCTCAGTGAGAGTCTGTTGGAGAGCGAACTGTTTGGGCATATTAAAGGTGCTTTTACCAGTGCCGTCGAAAATCGAACCGGTCGATTCGAAGCTGCACACGGCGGAACGATCTTTCTGGATGAGATCAATTCCGTCAGTTTTACCCTGCAGGTCAAATTGTTACGCGTGTTGCAGGAGCATGAATTCGAGCGTGTTGGAGATACCCGTTCCATTCAGGTTGACTGTCGTATTGTTGCGGCAACGAATCGTAATTTACTGGATGAAATTGAAGCAGGCCGCTTTCGTGAGGATCTATATTATCGCTTGAATGTGATTCCCATCGATCTGCCCCCGTTGCGCGATCGTGCTGAAGATATTCCTGATTTAATCCATTTTTTTGCCAAGCAATTCTCTGCGGAAGAACAGATTCCATTACCTCATTTTTCGGAGGAAGTGTTATCAACGTTCAAGAATTATGCCTGGCCCGGAAATGTGCGTGAGCTGCAGAATTACGTTGAACGACTGATTGTACTGTCAGGTGAGGATGGTCCCTCCCTGGATTTATTACCGGGGCATGTCACAGGGAAATCTGTTCCTCGATCACTGCCTTCCCGGGAACAGGACCCAGAGGCACTCTGTCGGGAACTGGTGGCGCTGGAATTACATCGCGTGGGCGACGACTCGACCAATGTGCACACACAGATTGTGTCGCAAGTGGAGAAAGAACTGATTTTGCAGGTTTTACGGTCTTGTCAGGGGGTCCAGACGAAGACGGCCACACGTCTGGGAATCAACCGGAATACGCTACATAAAAAAATATCAGAGTACGAATTAGAATCTGAAGCAAGATGA
- a CDS encoding efflux RND transporter permease subunit translates to MRSIIKWAINNSPAMNTLMITVLGVGLVSLTLMRREVFPEFELEIILVSVPYPGASPDEVEEGICQKMEEAVRSIDGIKKMTSIANEGSGSLVLELRADVPDVQKILNEVRSEIDRIPSFPELAEDPEVQQITFRQVAIEVAVIGPDEEGANSEWELRSVSERIRDELLQLKSVSQANIAGARDYQIDIEIPEATLRKYGLTLQDVARTVRRENLELPGGKLITDSQVLLLRGKNKHLIGSEIEKIPLVTEPGGVVLTVGDIGRVQDDFSDTTMISEIDGKPALSIAVERTAQEDLLAIVEQVREYVKTANLPPGYSLKLWKDQSIDVRDRMSLLSRNGLQGLILVFITLTIFLEFRLAFWVALGIPISMFGACIVLYYTGQTLNMLSMFAFLMALGIVVDDAIVVGENIYEHRQMGKSFHVAAIDGATEVLPSVCASVTTTVIAFMPLLFVSGIMGKFIAVMPIAVIAMLVISLLESTFILPCHLAHGKQASAQGVDQSPDSSEGFVGRKLNKFIERIYLPVLKAALNYPSSALAVAGALMLLSAGLILGGFAPFNIFPKTDYRMIEATVEFPDGTPQSITGEATRKIQEIFEELDQDYQKKHGNSLIKLVRRNVGFGTRDESGGGLGGSVEGSHIGKVSVEIVEAEERTLGSEEILDLWRERVGEVPGVDRLTFNSPSMGPGGKPIEFKLLADAEHLNELEAAVEACKQELATYPGVKDINDDSSPGKWEFQIKIKDKARAMGVPLADVAETVRATYYGEEVMRLQRGRHEVKLMVRYPEEERRSLMGFDDIRIRTGDGSERPITELAEIDVKRGYSEINRIDQQRSITVYSDLNEKEGNAREIVQALKKPGGFMDQLLVQYPDVRVRWEGQQEQTDESVNSLIVGLLIAMASMFALLTVEFRSYVQPLIILGIIPFGIIGAVFGHAILGMELTLFSLFGLVALTGVVVNDSIVLIDFINHRIADGLPLKAALLDAGQRRFRPVLLTSMTTIVGLAPILKETSFQAQIIIPMAASLIFGLMLATVLVLFLIPTYYYLYARAMGAKPDEPWVRKSDGNEDEAGYNVGERQSSGIMPIQT, encoded by the coding sequence ATGAGGTCGATCATCAAATGGGCGATCAATAACTCGCCCGCGATGAACACATTGATGATTACCGTTCTGGGGGTCGGACTGGTTTCGCTGACGCTCATGAGGCGCGAGGTCTTCCCGGAATTTGAGTTGGAAATTATTCTGGTCTCGGTGCCTTATCCCGGTGCCAGCCCTGATGAAGTCGAGGAAGGCATCTGCCAGAAAATGGAAGAAGCCGTCCGCTCGATAGATGGGATCAAAAAGATGACTTCGATTGCCAATGAAGGCTCGGGGTCATTGGTGCTGGAACTCAGAGCCGATGTGCCTGATGTGCAGAAGATTTTGAATGAGGTCCGCTCCGAAATTGATCGAATTCCCAGTTTTCCGGAACTGGCAGAAGATCCGGAAGTGCAGCAGATTACGTTCAGGCAGGTCGCGATTGAAGTGGCGGTGATTGGTCCTGATGAGGAGGGGGCTAACAGTGAGTGGGAGCTACGGTCGGTTTCCGAGCGGATTCGAGACGAATTGTTACAACTTAAGTCGGTCTCTCAGGCGAATATTGCGGGTGCCCGCGATTACCAGATTGATATTGAAATTCCTGAAGCGACGCTCCGAAAATATGGTTTGACATTACAGGACGTGGCGAGGACGGTACGCCGGGAAAATCTCGAGCTGCCAGGCGGAAAGCTGATTACCGATTCGCAGGTCCTGCTGCTGCGAGGTAAGAATAAACATCTGATCGGCAGCGAAATCGAGAAGATTCCCCTGGTGACAGAACCGGGGGGCGTGGTGCTCACCGTGGGTGATATCGGGCGGGTGCAGGACGATTTTTCTGATACGACGATGATCAGTGAAATTGACGGGAAACCGGCGCTGTCGATCGCCGTCGAACGTACCGCACAGGAAGACCTGTTGGCGATTGTGGAGCAGGTCCGTGAATATGTGAAAACCGCCAACTTGCCGCCGGGTTATTCGTTGAAACTATGGAAAGATCAGTCGATCGATGTACGCGATCGAATGAGTTTGCTCAGCCGGAACGGATTGCAGGGGTTGATTCTGGTTTTTATCACACTGACAATTTTTCTGGAGTTTCGACTGGCGTTCTGGGTTGCTTTGGGGATTCCAATTTCGATGTTTGGCGCATGTATTGTGCTGTACTACACCGGCCAGACATTGAATATGCTTTCGATGTTCGCGTTTCTGATGGCGCTGGGGATCGTCGTTGATGACGCGATTGTGGTAGGCGAAAATATCTATGAGCATCGGCAGATGGGGAAGTCATTTCATGTCGCCGCCATTGATGGTGCGACGGAAGTATTGCCTTCTGTGTGTGCTTCCGTGACCACCACCGTTATCGCATTTATGCCGTTGTTGTTTGTATCAGGGATCATGGGGAAATTTATCGCCGTGATGCCGATCGCCGTGATTGCGATGCTGGTGATTTCCCTGTTGGAAAGTACGTTTATTCTTCCCTGTCATTTAGCACACGGAAAACAAGCTTCAGCACAGGGAGTAGATCAGAGTCCAGATTCGTCAGAGGGCTTTGTCGGCCGGAAACTGAATAAATTTATCGAACGAATTTATCTGCCCGTCTTGAAAGCAGCGTTAAACTATCCGAGCTCTGCACTCGCGGTGGCGGGGGCGCTCATGTTGTTGTCAGCAGGATTAATTTTGGGTGGGTTTGCGCCGTTCAATATTTTTCCGAAGACCGATTATCGAATGATTGAAGCAACGGTTGAGTTTCCTGATGGAACGCCTCAATCGATTACTGGTGAAGCGACTCGAAAAATTCAGGAGATCTTTGAAGAGCTGGATCAGGACTATCAGAAAAAACATGGCAATTCCCTGATCAAACTGGTTCGCAGAAACGTGGGATTTGGAACCCGAGATGAGTCGGGCGGGGGGCTCGGCGGCTCAGTCGAAGGGAGTCATATCGGAAAAGTCAGTGTCGAAATTGTTGAGGCAGAGGAACGAACGCTGGGCAGTGAAGAAATTCTCGATCTCTGGCGAGAGCGCGTCGGGGAAGTGCCCGGTGTTGATCGATTGACTTTTAATTCTCCCTCAATGGGGCCCGGTGGCAAGCCGATTGAGTTTAAGCTGCTGGCTGATGCGGAACATCTGAATGAACTGGAAGCGGCTGTCGAGGCCTGTAAGCAGGAACTGGCAACCTATCCGGGAGTCAAGGATATCAATGATGATTCCAGTCCCGGAAAGTGGGAGTTCCAGATCAAGATCAAAGATAAAGCCCGTGCGATGGGGGTCCCTTTAGCCGATGTCGCAGAGACGGTTCGTGCGACCTATTATGGAGAAGAAGTCATGCGACTCCAGCGGGGGCGGCATGAAGTCAAGCTGATGGTTCGTTACCCGGAAGAAGAGCGCCGTTCGCTGATGGGATTTGATGATATTCGAATTCGCACAGGAGACGGTTCAGAACGACCGATAACCGAACTGGCTGAGATTGACGTGAAGCGAGGTTATTCTGAGATCAACCGGATCGATCAACAACGGTCGATCACTGTGTATTCCGATCTGAACGAGAAAGAAGGCAATGCTCGGGAGATTGTGCAGGCACTGAAAAAGCCAGGCGGCTTCATGGATCAGTTATTGGTCCAATATCCTGATGTGCGTGTTCGTTGGGAAGGGCAACAGGAGCAGACGGACGAATCAGTTAATAGTTTGATTGTAGGGCTGTTGATCGCGATGGCATCAATGTTCGCTTTACTGACTGTAGAATTTCGATCTTATGTCCAACCTTTGATCATTTTAGGTATCATTCCTTTTGGGATTATTGGAGCTGTGTTTGGTCATGCGATTCTGGGGATGGAATTGACACTGTTCTCCTTATTTGGTCTGGTGGCATTAACAGGTGTCGTGGTGAATGATTCGATTGTATTAATCGATTTTATTAATCATCGCATCGCGGATGGCCTGCCTTTAAAAGCGGCTCTGCTTGATGCCGGGCAACGTCGTTTTCGACCGGTCTTGCTGACGTCGATGACGACGATTGTCGGTTTAGCGCCGATATTGAAAGAGACTTCCTTTCAGGCGCAAATTATTATCCCGATGGCTGCCAGTCTGATTTTCGGTTTGATGCTGGCGACGGTTCTGGTGTTATTTCTGATTCCCACGTATTATTACCTGTATGCTCGTGCCATGGGGGCAAAGCCAGACGAACCCTGGGTTCGCAAATCAGATGGAAATGAAGACGAAGCAGGCTATAATGTGGGTGAAAGGCAGTCGTCAGGAATTATGCCCATACAGACCTAA
- a CDS encoding efflux RND transporter periplasmic adaptor subunit, translating to MSDLKTQKSSSFSKKLKHFLLPIFIIVLGGGGLVVLMAMKQEPEKSEKLLADLAPLVSTETIDLSDAGVTITVDGIVVPSREVKLAAEVSGKVLFTRDGCKVGNLVRKATAQELNAAGTENLLIQIDPENYELEVKRLTQEYAQAQDVIDELEVEIDNAKAMIDLAHEEVRLQKTHLNRIEKLRARNVVSDTDYEEAKRSELAARNALQKLTNEADLLKSRRQRMMHARDLVGVQLSRAKLDLSRTRIYSPINGVIVEDTVEKDGYVKVGDPLVTIEDTSAVEVRSNLRMEELYQLWQHAAQTAKTGEPLVKSDQSNRHDLGYQLPQLPVKVSYELGGRKFVWNGKLSRYDGIGLDEKTRTVPCRIVVPDPRPAEILVNGKPTDQVVGAPPLTRGMYVSIDIPLTGNNSLLTIPETAIRPGNLVWVVREGSLQSEKIRVVDTSGDVLLVELGASGLKPGDHVVTSPLSTANDGMLVREGEAK from the coding sequence ATGTCAGATTTGAAAACTCAAAAATCAAGCAGTTTTTCCAAAAAGCTCAAGCATTTTTTGCTTCCGATTTTTATCATTGTGCTTGGCGGCGGTGGTCTGGTCGTACTGATGGCGATGAAACAGGAACCGGAGAAAAGTGAAAAACTACTGGCAGATCTGGCTCCACTGGTCTCGACCGAAACAATCGATCTTTCCGATGCCGGGGTCACGATTACCGTTGACGGGATCGTTGTTCCATCAAGGGAAGTGAAACTGGCTGCCGAAGTTTCCGGAAAAGTGCTTTTTACGCGTGACGGATGCAAGGTTGGAAATCTGGTTCGCAAAGCAACGGCGCAGGAGCTTAACGCAGCGGGGACTGAGAATCTCTTGATTCAGATCGATCCGGAGAATTATGAGTTGGAAGTTAAGCGTCTGACTCAGGAGTATGCCCAGGCACAGGATGTGATCGATGAATTAGAAGTGGAGATCGATAATGCCAAGGCGATGATTGATCTGGCGCATGAAGAGGTACGTCTGCAGAAAACGCATTTAAATCGTATCGAAAAATTACGAGCGAGAAATGTTGTTTCTGATACAGATTATGAAGAGGCAAAACGGAGCGAACTTGCTGCCCGCAATGCACTGCAGAAGTTGACGAATGAAGCCGATTTGCTCAAATCACGTCGACAGCGTATGATGCATGCCCGTGATCTGGTTGGGGTTCAGCTTTCACGTGCGAAATTAGATTTAAGTCGCACACGGATTTACTCTCCCATCAATGGAGTCATCGTCGAAGATACTGTTGAAAAAGATGGTTATGTCAAAGTGGGGGATCCGCTGGTAACGATCGAAGATACCTCGGCTGTGGAAGTTCGTTCGAATTTACGAATGGAAGAATTGTATCAACTCTGGCAGCACGCTGCCCAGACAGCGAAAACGGGAGAGCCTCTGGTCAAGTCAGATCAATCGAATCGACATGATCTGGGGTATCAGCTCCCGCAACTGCCGGTGAAGGTGTCTTACGAGTTGGGGGGGAGAAAATTCGTCTGGAATGGAAAACTGTCCCGCTATGATGGGATTGGCCTGGACGAGAAAACGAGAACGGTTCCCTGTCGGATTGTGGTACCCGACCCCCGACCTGCAGAGATCTTAGTGAATGGGAAGCCAACGGATCAGGTTGTGGGCGCGCCTCCTTTGACGCGCGGGATGTATGTTTCGATCGACATTCCACTTACTGGAAACAATTCATTATTGACGATTCCCGAAACGGCGATTCGTCCCGGAAACCTGGTCTGGGTCGTACGAGAAGGTTCGTTGCAGTCCGAGAAGATTCGTGTCGTTGACACGAGTGGCGATGTATTACTGGTTGAGCTGGGGGCCTCCGGGTTAAAACCGGGGGATCATGTTGTGACCTCTCCATTGAGTACTGCCAATGATGGCATGCTGGTCCGTGAAGGAGAGGCAAAATGA
- the panD gene encoding aspartate 1-decarboxylase, with product MKRVLLKSKIHRATVTEANLEYNGSVTIDQELMEAADIVEYEQVQIYNITSGTRLTTYAITGAPGSGVICINGAAAHLVKPNDLVIIASYAEYKEKESRRHRPKVVLVDEQNCPVPEPAELPVASAAE from the coding sequence ATGAAACGCGTTTTGCTCAAATCGAAAATTCACCGCGCTACCGTGACGGAAGCGAATCTGGAGTACAATGGCAGTGTGACCATTGATCAGGAGTTAATGGAAGCTGCGGATATCGTTGAGTACGAGCAAGTACAAATCTACAACATTACCTCCGGTACCCGACTGACCACGTATGCGATTACAGGCGCGCCAGGCTCTGGTGTGATTTGTATCAATGGGGCTGCCGCGCATCTGGTAAAACCAAACGATCTGGTGATTATCGCCAGCTATGCAGAGTACAAAGAAAAGGAATCGCGCCGTCATCGGCCGAAAGTGGTCCTGGTCGATGAGCAAAACTGTCCTGTCCCTGAGCCAGCCGAACTGCCTGTCGCCTCTGCAGCAGAATAG